A stretch of Microbacterium sp. 4R-513 DNA encodes these proteins:
- a CDS encoding LLM class flavin-dependent oxidoreductase, with protein MPNTAPSQLQLGLDTFGDVTRDESGAFVSGAETIRNVVDQAVLADEVGLSFFGVGEHRRPEFAVSSPEIVLAAAAARTKNIHLGTAVTVLSSDDPVRVYERFATLDAISRGRAEVILGRGSFIESFPLFGYDLRDYEVLFDEKLDLFSQLLTEKPVTWNGTTRAALEDADVFPKTENGLKAWVGVGGTPESVVRTARYGYGLMLAIIGGPAGRFRPFVDLYHRSLDSFGRDRLPIGVHSPGHVAASDQQAWDEAYEGFEAMNNTIGRERGWPTYNRLRFQHDVGPEGALYVGSPETVARKIADTVRTLGVERFDMKFSTGTLSHAKLLRSIELFGTKVAPLVRDMLA; from the coding sequence ATGCCGAACACCGCACCCTCGCAGCTCCAGCTCGGGCTCGACACCTTCGGAGACGTGACCCGCGACGAGTCGGGCGCGTTCGTGAGCGGCGCCGAGACCATCCGCAACGTCGTCGACCAGGCCGTCCTCGCCGACGAGGTGGGACTCTCGTTCTTCGGGGTGGGGGAGCACCGCCGGCCGGAGTTCGCCGTGTCGAGTCCCGAGATCGTTCTGGCCGCCGCGGCCGCGCGCACGAAGAACATCCACTTGGGCACGGCAGTCACGGTGCTGTCGAGCGACGATCCCGTGCGCGTCTACGAGCGCTTCGCGACGCTCGATGCGATCTCGCGCGGTCGCGCCGAGGTCATCCTCGGCCGCGGGTCGTTCATCGAGTCGTTCCCGCTCTTCGGCTACGACCTGCGGGACTACGAGGTGCTCTTCGACGAGAAGCTCGACCTCTTCTCGCAGCTGCTGACCGAGAAGCCCGTCACGTGGAACGGTACGACGCGCGCAGCGCTGGAGGACGCCGATGTGTTCCCCAAGACCGAGAACGGCCTGAAGGCCTGGGTCGGCGTGGGAGGCACCCCCGAGTCGGTCGTGCGCACGGCGCGGTACGGCTACGGCCTGATGCTGGCAATCATCGGCGGGCCTGCCGGTCGCTTCCGGCCCTTCGTCGATCTCTACCACCGCTCGCTCGACTCGTTCGGGCGCGACCGGCTGCCGATCGGCGTCCACTCGCCCGGGCACGTCGCCGCCTCCGACCAGCAGGCGTGGGACGAGGCCTACGAGGGCTTCGAGGCGATGAACAACACGATCGGTCGCGAGCGCGGCTGGCCGACCTACAACCGCCTGCGCTTCCAGCACGACGTCGGGCCGGAGGGCGCTCTGTACGTCGGCTCGCCCGAGACCGTCGCCCGCAAGATCGCCGACACGGTCCGGACTCTCGGGGTCGAGCGCTTCGACATGAAGTTCTCGACCGGCACCCTGTCGCACGCCAAGCTGCTGCGCTCCATCGAGCTCTTCGGCACGAAGGTCGCCCCGCTCGTGCGCGACATGCTCGCGTAG
- a CDS encoding phosphoribosyltransferase family protein produces MAIFSDRAEAGRELAEHLLDRKGTDAAVLGIPRGGVVVAAEVARLLGLPLGVAVVRKLGAPAHEEFAVGAIAEGVRIVDPHALRQGGVTAAQLASVEEHERAELERRTRAFDPDPLDVRGLTVIVVDDGVATGSTAMAACRAQHARGASLIVLAVPVAPASWRPEASVVDAYVCPHPIADFWAVGQFYDDFRQTEDEEVARLLARDLP; encoded by the coding sequence GTGGCCATCTTCTCGGACCGGGCCGAAGCGGGCCGCGAACTCGCGGAGCATCTTCTCGATCGGAAGGGGACGGATGCCGCGGTCCTCGGCATCCCCCGCGGCGGCGTCGTCGTCGCAGCGGAGGTGGCGCGGCTGCTCGGGCTGCCGCTGGGCGTGGCGGTCGTGCGCAAGCTCGGAGCCCCCGCGCACGAGGAGTTCGCGGTCGGCGCGATCGCCGAGGGCGTGCGCATCGTGGATCCCCATGCACTTCGTCAGGGCGGAGTGACGGCCGCGCAGCTCGCGTCGGTCGAGGAGCACGAGCGAGCGGAGCTCGAACGGCGGACTCGCGCGTTCGACCCCGATCCTCTCGACGTCCGGGGCCTCACCGTGATCGTGGTGGATGACGGCGTCGCGACCGGGTCGACCGCGATGGCCGCATGCCGCGCGCAGCACGCGCGGGGGGCGTCGCTGATCGTCCTGGCCGTGCCGGTCGCCCCGGCGAGCTGGCGGCCCGAGGCATCCGTCGTCGACGCATACGTCTGCCCGCACCCGATCGCCGACTTCTGGGCGGTGGGCCAGTTCTACGACGACTTCCGGCAGACCGAAGACGAGGAGGTCGCGCGCCTGCTGGCGCGCGACCTCCCCTGA